From Levilactobacillus zymae, a single genomic window includes:
- a CDS encoding maltose acetyltransferase domain-containing protein: MTKGEHEKLLAGENYDYRDPEIQALLSRCRQLVAQLNTTSEPAERTAIIHDLFGQVGDPGLPDVGCQLPLDGVSRGPGYSGLKAVSQRLKKVRVIGLFVCNDRVLDFVKGWWGVAWA, from the coding sequence ATGACAAAAGGCGAACACGAAAAATTACTGGCCGGTGAAAATTACGATTACCGGGACCCGGAGATTCAGGCGTTGCTGAGCAGGTGCCGCCAACTGGTGGCCCAATTGAACACTACTTCGGAACCGGCAGAACGCACGGCCATCATCCACGACCTCTTTGGGCAGGTTGGCGACCCAGGTTTACCGGATGTTGGATGCCAGTTACCGCTTGACGGCGTAAGCCGGGGACCAGGCTACTCGGGTTTAAAGGCTGTGTCACAGAGATTAAAAAAAGTCCGAGTAATCGGACTTTTTGTGTGCAATGATCGGGTTTTAGATTTCGTTAAAGGTTGGTGGGGTGTAGCGTGGGCTTGA
- a CDS encoding GNAT family N-acetyltransferase, which yields MTTLTSHVLTRHSSELAAVKTLLKSQFPPVQQFPFWFLQWRARRPGIDFLTFSADSQLVGLAYLITYADVTLVLFLAVTPASQSHGYGRQILTALQARYPHNRFTLNIETLDLYAPNSHQREQRRKFFLKNHYVPSGLTIVDSDIPYEVLVANGHVSLTEYHAIYRRFAGPILYPLFKPTLHPTNL from the coding sequence ATGACCACCTTAACCAGTCACGTTTTAACCCGTCACTCATCCGAACTTGCCGCCGTCAAAACCCTCTTAAAAAGCCAATTTCCACCGGTCCAACAATTTCCTTTCTGGTTTTTACAGTGGCGCGCACGGCGACCGGGAATCGATTTTCTGACCTTTTCCGCCGACTCGCAATTAGTCGGTCTGGCCTACCTGATTACCTACGCCGACGTGACGTTGGTTCTCTTTTTGGCCGTGACCCCCGCCAGTCAGTCCCATGGTTATGGTCGGCAGATACTCACGGCGCTACAGGCCCGTTATCCGCACAACCGCTTTACGTTAAACATCGAGACCTTAGACCTCTACGCACCGAATAGTCACCAACGTGAGCAGCGCCGCAAGTTTTTCCTGAAAAACCACTACGTTCCCAGTGGTCTAACGATTGTCGACAGCGACATTCCCTACGAAGTGCTAGTGGCTAACGGTCACGTTAGCCTGACGGAATATCACGCGATTTACCGGCGCTTCGCGGGACCGATTCTCTACCCGTTGTTCAAGCCCACGCTACACCCCACCAACCTTTAA
- a CDS encoding glycerol dehydrogenase, with protein MIKAFGSPSSYVQGSGVLLKSDPYLKGFGQQPLWVTDNDVYQIIGQRLETYLQGAGYRVTTVKFSGESSTTEIDRITQIGQDQHVTVVYGLGGGKTSDSAKAIADNLNLPVVIMPTLASTDAPCSRLSVIYTDDGRFDHYRFYSHNPNLVLVDSQLIAGAPVRLLTAGIADALATNVEAQAVAQAGAKTMLNEHQTLVGNAIAQTCEDTLFKYAHLAVADVKHHVVTRALDRIIEANTLMSGLGFESGGLSGAHAIHDGLTTLPQTHGLSHGEKVAYGILTQLMLEGVSQARYEKYFTLLLSLGLPTTLKALHLADATDDDLLSAAKAACAANDTMDRLPFPVTPADVAQAFRAVDAYTADYLAR; from the coding sequence ATGATCAAAGCATTCGGTTCACCATCGTCGTACGTTCAAGGCTCCGGGGTCCTGTTGAAGAGTGACCCGTATCTCAAAGGATTTGGTCAGCAACCGCTTTGGGTAACGGATAATGACGTTTATCAAATTATCGGTCAACGGTTGGAAACCTACCTGCAAGGCGCCGGTTATCGGGTCACCACGGTGAAATTCAGTGGGGAATCGTCGACTACGGAAATCGACCGGATCACTCAGATTGGCCAGGATCAACACGTTACCGTGGTCTACGGCCTAGGGGGCGGGAAAACTAGTGACTCGGCGAAGGCCATCGCCGACAACCTTAACCTCCCCGTCGTGATTATGCCGACGTTGGCGTCCACGGATGCGCCCTGTTCTCGCCTGTCCGTCATTTACACGGACGATGGTCGCTTCGACCACTACCGGTTCTACAGCCACAATCCCAACCTGGTCCTGGTTGATAGTCAATTGATCGCCGGGGCCCCCGTTCGCCTGTTGACCGCGGGAATCGCCGACGCATTAGCCACCAACGTCGAAGCCCAAGCCGTTGCTCAGGCGGGCGCCAAGACCATGTTGAACGAACACCAAACCTTGGTGGGCAACGCCATCGCGCAGACGTGTGAAGACACGCTCTTCAAGTACGCCCACCTCGCCGTTGCCGACGTTAAACACCACGTGGTCACGCGTGCTTTAGACCGCATCATCGAGGCCAACACGTTGATGAGTGGCCTGGGGTTTGAAAGTGGGGGCCTATCCGGGGCTCACGCCATTCACGACGGGCTAACCACGCTGCCCCAAACTCACGGTCTGAGCCACGGCGAGAAGGTCGCTTACGGGATCCTCACCCAGTTGATGCTCGAGGGGGTCTCCCAAGCGCGTTACGAGAAGTACTTCACCCTATTACTCTCCCTAGGTCTCCCCACCACGCTTAAAGCCCTACACTTAGCGGACGCCACCGACGACGATCTGCTGAGTGCCGCTAAGGCCGCGTGTGCCGCAAATGATACCATGGACCGGCTTCCCTTCCCGGTCACCCCGGCAGACGTGGCTCAAGCCTTCCGGGCCGTTGACGCTTACACCGCCGACTACTTAGCCCGTTAA
- a CDS encoding LacI family DNA-binding transcriptional regulator, protein MTTIYDIAKAVGCAPSTVSKYLTRNGYVSAELSERIAQAMLALDYHYNGLASQLSKQTSNRIGVLVPFLDHPYFQALITAISVAAAAQGKEIVIMPTAYHPLQERRYLSELTHQLVGALIVTSHALPTAEILNYQRFGTLVFCEDLTETTVSVVRANRTAVLHQLFTRLQATASTPTGLLLIRDPAVSRSTQEIFQAYQDVWGSAPAKTAIQYGCHNFQEGQAGMRQLLDANPQLSTVVTESDATAAGALTVCQQAHRAVTVIGQGNQLPSQLMQFSSIDQSTTAMGQAAVQLALSQHPATRQVKFKINWR, encoded by the coding sequence ATGACGACCATTTACGATATCGCCAAGGCCGTAGGGTGTGCGCCGTCCACGGTTTCCAAATACCTGACCCGCAACGGGTACGTCAGCGCGGAGTTAAGCGAACGCATCGCCCAGGCCATGCTGGCTCTTGATTACCACTACAACGGCTTAGCTAGCCAACTTAGCAAGCAGACCAGCAACCGCATCGGGGTCTTGGTCCCCTTCTTGGACCATCCCTACTTTCAGGCCCTCATTACCGCCATCAGTGTGGCCGCGGCCGCGCAGGGTAAAGAAATCGTGATCATGCCTACCGCATACCACCCCCTCCAAGAACGGCGCTACCTCAGTGAGTTGACTCATCAATTGGTGGGCGCCCTCATCGTGACGTCTCACGCCCTGCCCACCGCCGAAATTCTCAATTACCAACGATTCGGCACTTTGGTCTTCTGTGAGGATCTCACCGAAACCACGGTCAGTGTCGTGCGGGCCAACCGCACCGCCGTCTTACATCAATTATTTACCCGTTTGCAAGCCACGGCGTCCACGCCCACCGGACTGCTCCTGATTCGCGACCCCGCCGTCAGTCGGAGTACCCAGGAAATCTTTCAAGCGTACCAGGACGTTTGGGGCAGTGCGCCCGCCAAAACTGCCATCCAATACGGGTGCCATAACTTTCAAGAGGGTCAGGCGGGGATGCGCCAGCTCTTAGACGCGAATCCGCAGCTCAGCACCGTGGTCACCGAGAGCGACGCCACGGCCGCCGGGGCCCTCACCGTTTGCCAACAGGCCCACCGCGCCGTCACCGTGATTGGTCAGGGCAACCAACTCCCCAGTCAACTCATGCAGTTCTCGTCGATCGACCAGTCGACCACGGCCATGGGTCAGGCCGCCGTTCAATTGGCATTGAGTCAGCACCCCGCCACCCGCCAAGTCAAGTTTAAAATTAATTGGCGTTAG
- a CDS encoding HAD family hydrolase, with amino-acid sequence MNVPIKNFIFDIDGTLIDTYQMYMPALAQVVAPLGIRLTAADLRLLYGVSAADALQALAVPRNQMTAVERDWLRTAYQHVDQVKVFAGVATTIQRLAQTAGTQLAIVTSKHRHEYEQYFAHRYAFARNFAVVVTADDTRQHKPHPAPLQLALRRLQATPAASLYVGDMPTDLAAAHAAGMRFAGADYGSVVPRKLALADIHLASPTDLLKC; translated from the coding sequence ATGAACGTTCCTATTAAAAATTTTATCTTTGACATCGACGGTACCCTGATCGATACCTATCAGATGTACATGCCCGCTTTAGCTCAAGTGGTGGCCCCCTTAGGAATTCGCCTGACGGCCGCCGACCTACGGCTACTCTATGGTGTTTCGGCCGCCGACGCGCTGCAAGCGCTAGCCGTGCCCCGAAACCAGATGACGGCTGTTGAACGGGACTGGCTACGGACCGCCTACCAACACGTCGACCAGGTCAAGGTGTTTGCGGGGGTCGCCACGACCATTCAGCGCTTGGCGCAAACGGCAGGCACCCAATTAGCCATCGTAACGTCGAAACATCGGCACGAATACGAACAGTACTTTGCCCACCGGTACGCGTTCGCCCGGAATTTCGCGGTGGTGGTCACGGCCGACGATACCCGGCAACATAAACCCCATCCTGCTCCGTTACAGCTAGCCTTGCGGCGGTTACAGGCGACGCCCGCGGCAAGCCTTTACGTGGGCGACATGCCCACGGATCTGGCGGCCGCGCACGCCGCGGGGATGCGTTTTGCGGGGGCGGATTATGGTAGCGTGGTACCGCGAAAACTCGCGTTAGCCGACATCCATTTAGCCAGTCCGACCGATTTATTGAAATGCTGA
- a CDS encoding DUF554 domain-containing protein — MPIGIITNTCAILLGGIVGALGGQRMSAAFKDNLNLAFSICSITMGIYAIAPLKNLAAVTFAVIIGTIIGLLIHLGTLITRGAEAMQHFISRFFQPTSQLDKPVFDASMVTVIVLFCASGTGIYGTLIEGMNGDPSILISKSILDFFCAIIFGANLGAVVSLIAVPFFVVLMLIFSIAHLVVPLTTPDMILDFKAAGGVLMLASGFRIARIKMFPTPDMIPIMVVVMPISWAWTTWIVPLLH, encoded by the coding sequence ATGCCCATTGGAATTATCACCAATACCTGTGCCATTCTGCTGGGGGGCATCGTGGGGGCGCTGGGCGGCCAGCGGATGTCGGCGGCGTTTAAAGACAACCTCAACCTGGCCTTTAGTATCTGCTCCATCACCATGGGGATCTACGCCATCGCGCCCCTCAAGAACCTGGCGGCCGTGACCTTTGCCGTGATTATCGGGACCATCATCGGGCTACTCATTCACCTGGGTACCCTGATCACCCGCGGGGCCGAGGCCATGCAGCACTTCATCTCCCGGTTCTTTCAACCCACGTCTCAGCTGGATAAACCCGTGTTCGACGCGTCGATGGTCACCGTCATCGTCCTCTTCTGTGCCAGCGGAACGGGGATCTACGGGACCTTGATCGAGGGGATGAACGGCGACCCCAGCATCCTGATTTCGAAGTCGATTCTCGACTTCTTCTGTGCCATTATTTTCGGAGCGAACCTGGGCGCCGTGGTCTCGCTGATTGCCGTGCCCTTTTTCGTGGTCCTCATGCTGATTTTTTCCATCGCCCACCTGGTCGTGCCCCTGACCACCCCGGATATGATCTTAGACTTTAAGGCGGCCGGCGGGGTCTTGATGCTGGCGAGTGGCTTTCGAATCGCCCGCATTAAAATGTTCCCCACCCCCGACATGATTCCGATCATGGTGGTCGTCATGCCCATCTCGTGGGCCTGGACCACGTGGATTGTGCCGCTTCTGCACTAA
- a CDS encoding LysR family transcriptional regulator: MDTRKLAVFVDLAETLNYSQSAERLFLSQSTISKDILALEQEWRVKLVVRAHRQIHLTRAGRLILPQVKRVLQRETELTQAIEQRFWQRERPLVIQGLSSLPQYRAFQILTRFTRHYPEVQLTFKEASQDHLAHALDQKNVDIVFTRLLTPPPTTYQTLVSDRDQAVVLMTKDHPLAQQAAVTPAMLRGEPLLLQRDTISPTHPLYAVLQELGTQPQLTYDGQRPELFLTLLNQGAGIAVGMSQAFDYAAYPNICAVPLRPQITSQLAFLKQADNSAAVAQLFWRFATQELREEPQPE; this comes from the coding sequence GTGGATACTAGAAAATTAGCGGTCTTTGTGGACTTGGCAGAGACCTTAAACTACAGTCAAAGTGCCGAGCGGTTGTTTCTATCCCAGTCGACCATTTCTAAGGACATCCTGGCCTTGGAGCAGGAGTGGCGGGTCAAATTGGTGGTGCGCGCCCACCGGCAGATTCATTTGACGCGGGCGGGCCGGCTGATCTTGCCGCAGGTTAAACGAGTCCTGCAACGGGAGACCGAGCTGACCCAGGCCATCGAGCAGCGGTTCTGGCAACGTGAACGGCCGTTGGTGATTCAGGGCTTGTCGTCATTGCCACAGTACCGGGCCTTTCAGATCCTGACCCGGTTCACCCGGCACTATCCGGAGGTTCAATTGACCTTTAAGGAAGCCAGCCAGGACCATCTGGCCCACGCGTTGGACCAGAAAAACGTCGATATCGTCTTCACCCGGTTGTTAACGCCGCCCCCGACCACCTACCAGACACTGGTGAGTGATCGCGACCAGGCCGTGGTGTTGATGACCAAGGACCACCCGTTGGCCCAGCAGGCGGCGGTGACCCCGGCGATGTTGCGGGGCGAACCGCTTCTCTTGCAACGTGACACCATCAGTCCAACCCATCCCCTGTACGCGGTTTTGCAGGAACTGGGCACCCAGCCCCAACTGACCTACGACGGCCAGCGTCCCGAATTGTTCCTGACGCTATTGAACCAGGGGGCGGGAATCGCCGTGGGGATGAGTCAGGCCTTTGACTACGCGGCGTACCCTAACATCTGTGCGGTGCCGCTGCGCCCGCAGATCACCAGTCAGCTGGCCTTCTTAAAGCAGGCAGACAATTCGGCGGCCGTGGCCCAGTTGTTTTGGCGCTTTGCCACGCAAGAACTGCGTGAGGAGCCGCAACCCGAATAG
- a CDS encoding type 1 glutamine amidotransferase domain-containing protein, protein MTSKILVVLTNTTHYAGTHDATGLWLGEATEFVAPLQAAGYAIDYVSPRGGFVPLDPRSMGARYTTAASMRVYESADFQYRALTASLAPSQVDPHDYAAIYFTGGHGVMWDFPDDPALQNLTRQIYHQGGLVTSVCHGVAGLLNVTDDAGHYLIAGKTITGFTHTEELLAGKRRVVPFLNRQVAEAHGANFRQRRAYREYAVQDGQLITGQNPFSATAVARLVLAALAK, encoded by the coding sequence ATGACAAGTAAAATCCTCGTGGTTCTCACTAACACCACCCACTATGCCGGCACTCACGACGCGACCGGTCTCTGGTTGGGTGAAGCAACCGAATTTGTGGCCCCCCTCCAAGCGGCCGGTTACGCTATCGACTACGTCAGCCCCCGGGGCGGCTTCGTCCCCCTAGATCCCCGCAGCATGGGCGCCCGGTACACCACGGCGGCCAGCATGCGCGTGTATGAAAGTGCCGACTTTCAATACCGGGCATTGACGGCTTCGCTTGCGCCCAGCCAAGTCGACCCGCACGACTACGCGGCCATCTACTTCACCGGCGGCCACGGCGTGATGTGGGACTTCCCGGACGATCCGGCGCTACAGAACCTCACCCGCCAAATCTACCACCAGGGTGGGCTAGTCACTTCCGTTTGTCACGGGGTCGCCGGACTCTTGAACGTCACCGACGACGCCGGCCACTACCTGATTGCGGGGAAGACCATTACCGGGTTCACCCACACCGAGGAACTGCTGGCCGGCAAACGCCGGGTCGTCCCCTTCCTGAACCGTCAGGTGGCCGAGGCCCACGGCGCTAATTTCCGTCAACGCCGGGCTTACCGGGAGTACGCCGTTCAGGACGGTCAACTGATCACCGGTCAAAATCCTTTCTCCGCCACGGCGGTGGCCCGGCTGGTCCTGGCCGCACTGGCAAAGTAA
- a CDS encoding NADP-dependent oxidoreductase translates to MQAAVIDAYRQPHPTLKQVPRPQIRPNDVLVRIVAASINPIDLKTKDGGLKMLLKYDLPLIMGSDFAGTITAVGSAVHDFAVGDAVFGRVQKDRIGTFAEYLAVDQGDIARKLRNLSFEEAAALPLVGLTSYQALHDIMALQPGQKVLIQGGSGGIGTIAIQLAKHLGAYVATTTSPANFDLVKSLGADLIIDYHTTNFADVLTDYDAVFDTRGGQTLADAFQIIKPGGQVVSIAGLPNARFGKAYGVAWWKRLAFGWVTRQLTRLEKQHHATYTFLFMQPSGAQLTQLAQLVEAGSVTPVIDRVVPFSLINQALDYSHAGQAVGKIILKIAESEAD, encoded by the coding sequence ATGCAAGCCGCCGTCATCGACGCCTACCGGCAACCCCACCCCACGCTAAAACAAGTTCCCCGTCCCCAGATCCGTCCTAACGACGTGTTGGTGCGGATCGTCGCGGCCAGTATCAACCCCATCGACCTCAAGACCAAGGACGGCGGGTTAAAAATGCTTCTTAAATACGATCTGCCGCTCATTATGGGCAGCGACTTTGCCGGCACCATCACCGCCGTGGGGAGCGCCGTCCACGATTTTGCGGTAGGTGACGCGGTGTTCGGTCGCGTCCAGAAAGACCGCATCGGGACCTTCGCGGAATACCTCGCCGTCGACCAGGGCGATATTGCGCGTAAGCTCCGCAACCTCAGCTTCGAGGAAGCCGCGGCCCTGCCACTGGTAGGTCTCACCAGCTACCAAGCCCTCCACGACATCATGGCGTTGCAACCCGGCCAAAAGGTCCTGATTCAGGGCGGCTCCGGGGGCATCGGCACCATCGCCATCCAGCTAGCCAAGCACCTGGGTGCCTACGTGGCCACCACCACTTCACCGGCAAACTTCGACTTGGTCAAGTCGCTGGGGGCGGACCTCATCATCGACTACCACACCACCAACTTCGCCGACGTGTTGACGGACTACGACGCGGTCTTCGATACTCGTGGTGGGCAGACCCTCGCCGACGCCTTTCAGATTATCAAGCCCGGCGGTCAGGTGGTCAGCATCGCCGGCCTGCCCAACGCCCGTTTCGGCAAGGCTTACGGCGTGGCTTGGTGGAAACGACTAGCCTTTGGCTGGGTGACCCGACAACTGACCCGTTTAGAAAAACAACACCACGCCACCTACACCTTCCTCTTCATGCAACCCAGCGGCGCACAGTTGACGCAGCTCGCGCAGCTGGTCGAAGCCGGCAGCGTGACGCCCGTGATCGACCGGGTGGTGCCGTTTAGCCTGATCAACCAGGCGTTGGACTACTCCCACGCTGGCCAGGCCGTGGGCAAGATCATCCTGAAAATTGCTGAAAGCGAGGCGGACTAA
- a CDS encoding metalloregulator ArsR/SmtB family transcription factor: MAEQTLDIFKAGAPIFAMLQDENRQQILVMLCKNGEMTVNQITDRLALSRPAVSHHLKLMLDAGILAVNKTGIERYYRANMGDALNLLKRLTASLEADLQDETD, from the coding sequence ATGGCTGAACAAACCCTGGATATTTTTAAGGCTGGCGCCCCGATCTTTGCGATGTTGCAAGACGAGAACCGGCAACAGATTTTAGTCATGTTATGCAAGAACGGTGAAATGACGGTCAACCAAATCACGGACCGTCTCGCGTTATCCCGGCCGGCCGTGTCCCATCACTTGAAGTTGATGTTGGACGCGGGTATCCTCGCGGTGAACAAGACCGGGATCGAACGGTACTACCGCGCCAACATGGGGGACGCCCTCAACCTGTTGAAGCGCTTGACCGCCTCGCTAGAAGCCGACCTACAAGATGAAACCGACTAA
- a CDS encoding NADH:flavin oxidoreductase/NADH oxidase family protein, which translates to MTTNLLFEPLELPNGTVLKNRFVKPAMSELLGDAQFRPTAAISHLYQRWAAGGTGLLITGNVMVDPTALGEKGNIVIEGYRDLPQLKRWAAAGSRNGAQTWVQLNHPGRQSPKHLSSHPVAPSAVPLTGDNAFAFNPPRALTVREIHDIVHRFATAALVVQAAGFGGVEIHAAHGYLLSQFLSPSANVRTDQYGGSLTNRMRIIEEIYHAIRAKVGPKFPIGLKINSSDFRDGGFSEADSLQVIHRMADLGVDLIEVSGGNYENTMVQGSNRGGALFIDYAAKAKQGLTAPILLTGGFRSLDGMTQAVANGKTDLVGLARAIALMPDLPHRAATGQFDAIDITRLSTGIRALDRRVGSYVGVSYYEMQMARLAQGKPVRRTKNAWVPLGYALRTQGPSFLTPRRA; encoded by the coding sequence ATGACCACTAATCTTTTATTTGAACCCCTAGAACTCCCCAACGGAACGGTCTTAAAGAACCGGTTCGTCAAGCCGGCCATGAGTGAACTTTTAGGCGACGCACAATTCCGGCCCACCGCCGCCATTAGCCATCTGTATCAGCGCTGGGCCGCGGGCGGTACCGGCCTCCTGATCACGGGTAACGTGATGGTGGACCCCACGGCTTTGGGCGAGAAGGGCAACATCGTGATCGAGGGTTACCGGGATTTGCCCCAACTAAAACGCTGGGCCGCGGCGGGAAGCCGGAATGGTGCCCAGACCTGGGTCCAGCTTAACCATCCGGGCCGCCAGTCCCCCAAACATCTCAGTTCGCATCCGGTGGCGCCTAGCGCCGTCCCGTTGACGGGCGATAACGCCTTTGCCTTTAACCCGCCCCGGGCTCTGACCGTCCGGGAGATTCACGACATCGTACACCGGTTTGCGACGGCTGCGCTGGTGGTGCAAGCCGCCGGGTTTGGTGGGGTGGAGATTCACGCCGCCCACGGCTACCTGCTTAGCCAGTTTTTGTCGCCCAGCGCCAACGTCCGCACGGATCAGTACGGCGGTTCGCTGACTAACCGGATGCGGATTATCGAGGAAATCTATCACGCCATTCGCGCCAAGGTCGGCCCTAAATTTCCCATCGGGCTGAAAATCAATTCGTCGGACTTTCGGGACGGGGGCTTCAGCGAGGCCGACTCCCTGCAGGTGATTCACCGGATGGCGGATCTGGGGGTGGACCTGATCGAAGTGTCGGGTGGTAATTACGAAAATACCATGGTTCAGGGCAGTAATCGTGGCGGGGCCCTCTTTATCGACTACGCGGCCAAGGCTAAGCAGGGGTTAACCGCCCCCATCTTATTGACCGGTGGCTTTCGTAGTCTGGACGGGATGACCCAGGCCGTGGCGAACGGCAAAACGGATTTGGTGGGGTTGGCCCGGGCGATTGCGCTGATGCCGGACCTGCCGCACCGCGCGGCTACGGGGCAGTTCGACGCCATCGATATTACCCGGTTGAGTACCGGGATTCGCGCGTTAGACCGCCGAGTTGGCTCGTACGTGGGGGTCAGCTATTACGAGATGCAGATGGCCCGCTTGGCGCAGGGCAAACCCGTCCGCCGCACCAAGAACGCGTGGGTACCGCTGGGGTACGCGTTACGTACGCAGGGCCCGTCGTTTTTGACCCCGCGGCGGGCGTAA
- a CDS encoding helix-turn-helix transcriptional regulator has translation MQNTIASRRKQRKLSQADLAALTAVTRQTINAIENDKYDPSLSLAFKLAAVLETTVDELFNQGEDHQ, from the coding sequence ATGCAAAATACCATTGCGAGTCGGCGCAAGCAACGTAAGCTATCGCAGGCGGACCTCGCGGCGTTAACGGCCGTGACGCGCCAAACCATCAACGCAATCGAAAACGACAAGTATGATCCATCGTTATCGTTAGCCTTCAAGTTAGCGGCGGTGCTGGAGACCACGGTGGATGAGCTGTTCAATCAAGGGGAGGATCATCAATGA
- a CDS encoding RpiB/LacA/LacB family sugar-phosphate isomerase, whose translation MLKVIVGADRLGAELKDQVRRHLLAQGIIVQDVTPDNEFDYFRAGYEVGRGVVSGEFKRGFIFGSTGMGESIVANKYAGVYCALCESTKSARLARELNNANVLALGSRLVTPDLANEMVDLFMTTPFNQGAAEDPSLDVNFKHAQATERQIVAEQQKNSTN comes from the coding sequence ATGCTCAAAGTTATTGTGGGGGCCGATCGCTTGGGGGCTGAGTTAAAGGACCAGGTGCGCCGCCACCTCTTAGCGCAAGGCATCATCGTCCAGGACGTCACGCCGGATAATGAATTCGATTATTTTCGGGCCGGTTACGAGGTCGGCCGGGGCGTGGTGAGTGGTGAATTTAAACGGGGCTTCATCTTCGGGAGTACCGGGATGGGGGAGAGCATCGTGGCGAACAAGTACGCGGGCGTTTACTGTGCGTTGTGCGAAAGTACAAAGTCGGCCCGGCTAGCTCGGGAACTCAATAACGCCAACGTCCTCGCGCTAGGTAGTCGCCTGGTGACCCCCGACCTAGCGAACGAAATGGTCGATCTGTTCATGACCACGCCGTTCAACCAGGGCGCGGCGGAAGATCCCAGCCTGGATGTGAATTTTAAGCACGCCCAGGCCACGGAACGGCAAATCGTGGCCGAACAACAAAAAAATTCGACTAATTGA
- a CDS encoding DUF2075 domain-containing protein, which produces MNKILQEQFFVKDLSDDQKHVITDLNAYIKQGLTGKQSSVAIIEGAAGTGKSVVLMELVRQYMTDPHYRTSLVVNHPELYKAYRDLAASIPNMHAKDIRRPTSLINFAQKNHQKYDIIFVDEAHLLYSKSEPYAHYRGQNQLTDLMALAKVVVVVYDFEQVFQSKMYWDQDLLYKTIGDHPHRLFSMNFQYRMVANDDQVAWMDDLTAEKPLRPFPDDSDFEFKLFDTAGGMFDAIKKRNKEVGMSRMVATSGFPRIDGRHNVEMDSFNLPWDEWDPQRTHWAKREGSITQVGTIYTLQGFDLNYVGMIIGPSFGYDPQTDTMTVIPEKYSHKEIFKKRKDIHFSRDEYKTFIANVLNVLMKRGKYGLYLTAYDDALRHRLLELGTTK; this is translated from the coding sequence TTGAATAAGATCTTACAGGAACAATTCTTCGTCAAGGACCTCTCCGACGATCAAAAACACGTCATCACCGACCTCAACGCCTACATTAAACAGGGGCTAACCGGCAAGCAATCGTCCGTCGCCATCATCGAAGGCGCCGCGGGAACCGGAAAATCCGTGGTCTTGATGGAACTGGTCCGTCAATACATGACCGACCCGCACTATCGCACCTCGCTGGTGGTCAACCACCCCGAACTATACAAGGCCTACCGGGACCTGGCCGCCTCGATTCCTAACATGCACGCCAAGGATATCCGCCGGCCCACGTCGTTGATCAACTTCGCCCAGAAGAATCACCAGAAATACGACATCATTTTTGTCGACGAAGCCCATCTGCTGTACTCCAAGTCCGAACCCTACGCGCACTACCGCGGCCAAAACCAACTTACCGATTTAATGGCCCTGGCCAAGGTGGTCGTGGTGGTCTACGACTTCGAACAGGTCTTCCAGTCCAAGATGTACTGGGATCAGGATCTCCTCTACAAGACCATCGGCGACCACCCGCACCGCCTCTTTAGCATGAACTTCCAGTACCGGATGGTGGCCAACGACGACCAGGTGGCCTGGATGGACGACCTGACCGCCGAAAAGCCGCTGCGGCCCTTCCCGGACGACAGCGACTTTGAATTTAAACTCTTCGATACCGCCGGTGGGATGTTTGACGCCATCAAAAAACGCAACAAGGAAGTCGGTATGAGCCGGATGGTCGCCACGTCCGGTTTCCCCCGGATCGACGGGCGCCACAACGTCGAGATGGATAGTTTCAACCTGCCGTGGGACGAATGGGACCCGCAACGGACCCACTGGGCCAAGCGGGAAGGGTCCATCACTCAAGTGGGGACCATCTACACGCTACAGGGCTTTGACCTGAACTACGTGGGGATGATCATCGGCCCGTCGTTTGGCTACGACCCGCAGACCGACACTATGACCGTGATTCCCGAAAAATACTCTCACAAGGAAATCTTCAAGAAACGCAAGGACATCCACTTCTCGCGTGACGAATACAAAACGTTTATCGCTAACGTCTTAAACGTCTTAATGAAGCGCGGTAAGTACGGCCTGTACCTGACGGCCTACGACGATGCCTTGCGCCACCGGTTGTTGGAACTGGGAACGACTAAATAA